From Verrucomicrobiia bacterium, the proteins below share one genomic window:
- a CDS encoding peptidyl-prolyl cis-trans isomerase gives MANGIPFGRSTARLTGLLVLGAAVCCGPVAMESGAAVLARGRGVEVTQEQLDEAFINLRATLAAQGRGIAEGQRRTIERQLVEKLALTQLLLLRATDEDRRVAGEKVARLIDEQRARAKSQARFEAQVRAAGLDPESFERQLHERAICEEVLGRELKPLLGVTPERVRRVYDERSEEFRRPERVRVRQVVIALRDPAGGELSATELAEKETLARRLADRARRGEDIGALARDFSDDPAGRERQGEYVFPLGRMVPELEAALRKLEPGRVSDLIRTEFGLHVVKLEERLPGEKVPFEEVREALESRMELEATQEALPKYQETVFREAGIEWVGFP, from the coding sequence ATGGCAAACGGGATTCCATTCGGACGATCGACGGCACGGCTGACGGGGTTGCTGGTCCTTGGGGCGGCGGTGTGTTGCGGACCGGTGGCGATGGAATCGGGGGCGGCGGTGCTGGCGCGGGGCCGCGGGGTGGAAGTGACCCAGGAGCAGTTGGACGAAGCCTTCATCAACCTGCGGGCGACGCTGGCGGCGCAGGGGCGCGGCATTGCCGAAGGGCAGCGCCGGACCATCGAGCGGCAGTTGGTGGAGAAGCTGGCGCTGACCCAGTTGCTGTTGCTTCGGGCCACGGACGAGGATCGCCGGGTGGCCGGGGAGAAGGTGGCGCGCCTGATCGACGAGCAGCGGGCGAGGGCGAAGAGCCAGGCGCGCTTCGAGGCGCAGGTTCGTGCGGCGGGACTCGATCCGGAGAGCTTCGAACGGCAGTTGCACGAACGGGCCATTTGCGAGGAGGTGCTGGGCCGCGAGCTGAAACCCCTGTTGGGGGTGACGCCTGAGCGGGTGCGGCGGGTGTATGACGAACGGTCGGAGGAGTTCCGAAGACCGGAGCGGGTGCGGGTGCGTCAGGTGGTCATCGCATTGCGGGACCCGGCGGGGGGGGAGTTGAGCGCGACGGAGCTGGCCGAGAAGGAGACGCTGGCGCGAAGGCTCGCGGATCGGGCGCGGCGCGGGGAGGACATCGGGGCGCTGGCGCGGGATTTCTCGGATGACCCCGCCGGCCGGGAGCGGCAGGGGGAGTATGTGTTTCCGCTGGGGCGGATGGTTCCTGAGCTGGAGGCGGCGCTGCGGAAGCTCGAACCCGGGAGGGTGAGCGACCTGATCCGGACCGAGTTCGGGCTCCACGTGGTGAAGCTGGAGGAGCGTCTGCCGGGCGAGAAGGTGCCCTTCGAGGAGGTTCGGGAGGCGTTGGAATCGAGAATGGAGCTGGAGGCGACGCAGGAGGCCTTGCCGAAGTACCAGGAGACCGTGTTCCGCGAGGCGGGGATCGAATGGGTGGGATTTCCTTAG